A region from the Janthinobacterium agaricidamnosum genome encodes:
- a CDS encoding PLP-dependent aminotransferase family protein has translation MPRGKSPHALDLPRPTSWLDKAGVNKQDGAYEALRSAILTKMLPAGSRLPSSRTLAERWELSRGTIETVFDRLHAEAYVTRVPGSGTRVCAVVPERFLMAGFGDTAPAAPASVPAPAPDTGVRDGLPFVARRADASLFPMAAWSKCATRALAAATPEQLCSADPAGLPQLRQQIADFLAKYRGIRCDPQDIVVTTGIRHAIDLLARGIVRDGDKVCLEEPGYPAARALFALAGAVPVDIAVDAGGIDCAALAAHTDACLAYVTPAHQSPLGVTMSVTRRLALLEWANDSGAWVVEDDYDSEFNYHSAPLAALKALDQYQRVIYCGSFNKTLFAGLRVGFMVLPPALRPQLLRIVQLTGRSVGVTEQLALAAWMEEGAFVRHLRQARLAYKERRDLLLACLEQTAPGRYTISGQQAGFHCVLWLPPDGDERAFCARAAQDGLALQPLGDFCHSARLAPAVLLGYTALSLAQVRHAAQKLGRLLLSPAPAAE, from the coding sequence ATGCCGCGAGGAAAATCACCGCACGCCCTGGACTTGCCTCGTCCCACCAGCTGGCTCGACAAGGCGGGCGTCAACAAGCAGGATGGCGCGTATGAAGCGCTGCGCTCGGCCATCCTGACGAAGATGCTGCCGGCGGGCAGCCGGCTGCCATCGAGCCGCACCCTGGCCGAACGGTGGGAGTTGTCGCGCGGCACCATCGAAACCGTGTTCGACCGCCTGCACGCGGAAGCGTATGTGACGCGCGTGCCCGGTTCCGGCACGCGCGTGTGCGCCGTGGTGCCGGAACGCTTTCTGATGGCAGGCTTCGGCGATACCGCCCCGGCCGCGCCAGCCAGCGTGCCCGCGCCTGCCCCGGACACGGGCGTGCGCGACGGCTTGCCCTTCGTGGCGCGGCGTGCCGACGCCAGCCTGTTTCCCATGGCTGCCTGGTCCAAGTGCGCCACGCGGGCGCTGGCGGCCGCCACGCCGGAGCAGCTGTGCAGCGCCGATCCGGCTGGCTTGCCCCAGCTGCGCCAGCAGATCGCCGACTTCCTCGCCAAGTACCGCGGCATCCGCTGCGACCCGCAAGACATTGTCGTTACCACCGGCATCCGCCACGCGATCGACTTGCTGGCGCGCGGCATCGTGCGCGATGGCGACAAGGTGTGCCTGGAAGAACCGGGCTATCCGGCTGCGCGCGCCCTGTTCGCCCTGGCCGGCGCCGTGCCCGTGGATATTGCCGTCGATGCCGGGGGCATCGATTGCGCCGCCCTGGCCGCGCACACGGACGCCTGCCTCGCCTATGTGACGCCGGCGCACCAGTCGCCGCTGGGCGTGACCATGTCCGTCACGCGCCGCCTGGCCTTGCTGGAATGGGCGAACGACAGCGGCGCCTGGGTGGTGGAAGACGATTACGACAGCGAATTCAATTACCACAGCGCGCCGCTGGCGGCCCTGAAGGCACTGGACCAGTACCAGCGCGTGATTTATTGCGGCAGTTTCAACAAGACCCTGTTTGCCGGCCTGCGCGTGGGCTTCATGGTGCTGCCGCCCGCCTTGCGCCCGCAGCTGCTGCGCATCGTGCAATTGACGGGCAGGTCCGTGGGCGTGACGGAACAGCTGGCGCTGGCCGCCTGGATGGAGGAAGGCGCTTTCGTGCGCCATCTGCGCCAGGCGCGGCTGGCCTACAAGGAGCGGCGCGACCTGCTGCTGGCCTGCCTCGAGCAGACGGCGCCCGGGCGCTACACGATTTCCGGCCAGCAAGCGGGTTTTCATTGCGTGCTGTGGCTGCCGCCCGATGGCGACGAACGGGCGTTTTGCGCGCGCGCAGCGCAGGACGGGCTGGCGCTGCAGCCGCTCGGTGACTTTTGCCACAGCGCCAGGCTGGCGCCGGCCGTGCTGCTCGGTTACACGGCCCTGAGCCTGGCCCAGGTGCGCCACGCTGCACAAAAATTGGGCAGATTGCTGTTGTCGCCGGCGCCCGCGGCTGAATGA
- a CDS encoding multidrug effflux MFS transporter, translating into MQKHIALWAWGGIVLLLVCLSRISIDIYLPSLPAMADALHASDAQLQLTLSLFMAGSAASMLACGPLADRYGRRPVLLAGTGIFVLASIVCTFTSDVHMLIAARVLQAFGGCSGTIIGRVMVRDRFDPATQARMLGRISMAMGLSPILAPLAGSVLDAALGWRAVFGVLCLLGALSLWLIAAWVPETKPASVVPQGNTLALYCRLLGDRYFLRYALAIGCVYCTYFPFIAESSVLLQRGMQLSPGAYALVFGLTVSGYIAGSSLFRALGPRLGADHMLGVAVLLNVAGAASLLLAGTLAPRHVASLVAPMLLVMVSVGMAIPACQLAVLQPYGARAGSASGLFFFVQMAITAACGAVIAAITDGSEKPLLWVTAAASGAFALVWLLTKPVAATARSPATAARQDAATGPAHTRAAQAARAGRS; encoded by the coding sequence ATGCAGAAACACATCGCTTTATGGGCCTGGGGCGGCATTGTGCTGCTGCTGGTCTGCCTGTCGCGCATCAGCATCGACATCTATCTCCCTTCGCTGCCGGCCATGGCCGACGCCCTGCATGCCAGCGATGCCCAGTTACAACTGACCCTGAGCCTGTTCATGGCCGGCTCCGCCGCCTCGATGCTCGCCTGCGGGCCGCTGGCCGACCGCTACGGACGCCGTCCCGTGTTGCTGGCCGGCACGGGCATTTTTGTGCTCGCCAGCATCGTCTGCACCTTCACCAGCGATGTGCACATGCTGATCGCCGCGCGCGTGCTGCAGGCGTTCGGCGGCTGCAGCGGCACCATCATCGGCCGGGTCATGGTGCGCGACCGCTTCGACCCCGCCACGCAGGCGCGCATGCTGGGCAGAATATCGATGGCGATGGGTTTGTCGCCGATCCTGGCGCCGCTGGCCGGCAGCGTGCTCGACGCGGCGCTCGGCTGGCGCGCTGTGTTTGGCGTGCTGTGCCTGCTGGGTGCGCTGTCGCTGTGGCTGATCGCCGCCTGGGTGCCGGAAACCAAGCCGGCCAGCGTCGTACCACAGGGCAATACCCTGGCGCTGTACTGCCGCCTGCTGGGCGACAGATATTTCCTGCGCTATGCGCTGGCCATCGGCTGTGTGTATTGCACGTATTTCCCCTTCATCGCGGAATCGTCCGTGCTGTTGCAAAGGGGCATGCAGCTGTCGCCTGGCGCGTATGCGCTGGTGTTCGGGCTGACGGTGAGCGGCTATATCGCGGGGTCGAGCCTGTTCCGCGCGCTGGGCCCGCGCCTGGGCGCCGACCACATGCTGGGCGTGGCTGTGCTGCTGAATGTGGCGGGGGCGGCCAGTTTGTTGCTGGCGGGTACGTTGGCGCCGCGGCACGTGGCGTCGCTGGTGGCGCCCATGCTGCTGGTGATGGTGTCGGTGGGCATGGCGATTCCCGCCTGCCAGCTGGCCGTGCTGCAGCCATATGGCGCCCGGGCAGGCAGCGCCTCGGGCCTGTTCTTCTTCGTGCAGATGGCCATCACGGCCGCCTGCGGCGCCGTCATCGCCGCCATCACGGACGGCAGCGAAAAACCGCTGCTGTGGGTGACGGCGGCGGCCAGCGGCGCCTTTGCCCTCGTGTGGCTGCTGACTAAGCCAGTTGCGGCAACGGCACGTTCGCCAGCCACTGCCGCACGGCAGGACGCTGCCACTGGGCCAGCGCATACGCGCGCAGCGCAGGCGGCACGGGCTGGCCGCTCTTGA
- the yfcF gene encoding glutathione transferase, producing the protein MSLILYVDRNRISPYALSTYVALSEKRLPFTVQDVDLDAGAARQPPFSALSLTQRVPAIDHDGFILTESNAIADYLDDVFAAPDYPSVLPRDLRQRARARQVQAWLRSDLLVLRNERDSTVVFHPPRADHAPLSPAAQAAGAKLLQIAGELVQGEHLFGAWSIADTDLALMLLRLIKSGQPVPPALRAYALAQWQRPAVRQWLANVPLPQLA; encoded by the coding sequence ATGTCCCTCATTTTGTATGTCGACCGCAACCGCATCAGTCCGTACGCCCTGTCCACCTATGTCGCCCTGAGCGAAAAGCGGCTTCCCTTCACCGTCCAGGACGTCGACCTGGACGCCGGCGCGGCGCGTCAGCCGCCGTTCAGCGCCCTGAGCCTGACGCAGCGCGTGCCCGCCATCGACCACGACGGCTTTATCCTGACGGAATCGAACGCCATCGCCGATTATCTCGACGACGTCTTTGCCGCGCCCGACTATCCTTCCGTGCTGCCGCGTGATCTGCGCCAGCGGGCACGGGCGCGGCAGGTGCAGGCCTGGCTGCGCAGCGATCTGCTGGTGCTGCGCAACGAGCGCGATTCCACCGTCGTGTTCCACCCGCCCCGCGCGGACCATGCGCCGCTGTCGCCGGCGGCACAGGCCGCTGGCGCCAAGCTGCTGCAGATCGCGGGCGAACTGGTGCAGGGCGAGCATCTGTTCGGCGCCTGGAGCATCGCCGACACGGACCTGGCCCTGATGTTGTTGCGTTTGATCAAGAGCGGCCAGCCCGTGCCGCCTGCGCTGCGCGCGTATGCGCTGGCCCAGTGGCAGCGTCCTGCCGTGCGGCAGTGGCTGGCGAACGTGCCGTTGCCGCAACTGGCTTAG
- the gcvA gene encoding transcriptional regulator GcvA: MSRLPNFSALRAFEAAARHGNFSRAAEELHLTHGAISHQVRKLEEELGLPLFLRNGRHVTVTPQGRQFALVLGKAFTEIATAAQALRPAPANTRLTITAIPSFAARWLAPRLGHFIERHPGIEVVLQTSGALQDLEGEGIDVGIRFGRGHYPGLLVQPLMGDVYYPVCSPRYRGGNLPATPEALAQVTLLRSLEPWRPWLAAAGLPLAEPVGGVLYEDLSMLIRSAIDGDGVALVRHVVALQEVAAGRLVRLFDMAVPCADAYYLVSPPAAAQRGPVHAFRAWLDEEIAAFQAREAPTLLT; encoded by the coding sequence ATGTCCAGATTGCCGAATTTTTCAGCACTGCGCGCCTTCGAGGCGGCTGCCCGCCACGGCAATTTTTCGCGCGCGGCCGAGGAGTTGCACCTGACGCACGGCGCCATCAGCCACCAGGTGCGCAAGCTGGAAGAAGAGCTGGGCTTGCCGCTATTCCTGCGCAATGGCCGCCATGTGACGGTCACGCCACAGGGGCGGCAATTCGCGCTGGTGCTGGGCAAGGCTTTTACAGAGATCGCCACGGCGGCGCAAGCCCTGCGGCCTGCGCCTGCCAATACGCGGCTGACGATCACCGCGATTCCCTCGTTTGCGGCGCGCTGGCTGGCGCCGCGCCTCGGACATTTCATCGAACGCCATCCCGGCATCGAAGTGGTGCTGCAAACGAGCGGCGCCTTGCAGGACCTGGAAGGCGAAGGCATCGACGTGGGCATCCGCTTCGGCCGCGGCCATTATCCCGGCCTGCTGGTGCAGCCGCTGATGGGCGACGTGTATTACCCGGTCTGCAGCCCCCGTTACCGGGGCGGCAACTTGCCGGCCACGCCGGAGGCGCTGGCGCAGGTGACCTTGCTGCGCTCGCTCGAGCCTTGGCGGCCGTGGCTTGCGGCGGCTGGCTTGCCGCTGGCTGAACCCGTGGGCGGCGTACTGTACGAGGATTTGTCGATGCTGATCCGTTCGGCCATCGATGGCGATGGCGTGGCGCTGGTGCGCCATGTGGTGGCGTTGCAGGAAGTGGCCGCGGGACGGCTGGTGCGCCTGTTCGATATGGCGGTGCCCTGCGCCGACGCGTATTACCTGGTCAGCCCGCCCGCTGCGGCGCAGCGCGGGCCCGTGCACGCCTTCCGTGCCTGGCTGGACGAAGAAATCGCCGCCTTCCAGGCACGCGAAGCGCCCACCTTGCTTACATGA
- a CDS encoding DUF493 family protein, with product MQTTPPTEVTIPPSESLIEYPSDFPIKIMGPTHVDFAPTMLELVISHDPTFHVGRMEERPSGKGNYTGLTVTVRAISREQLDALYMALSGHPMVKIVM from the coding sequence ATGCAAACCACCCCACCGACCGAAGTGACGATTCCTCCCAGCGAATCGCTGATCGAATACCCGAGCGATTTTCCCATCAAGATCATGGGTCCGACGCATGTCGATTTCGCGCCGACCATGCTCGAGCTGGTCATCAGCCACGATCCGACCTTCCATGTGGGCCGCATGGAAGAGCGTCCATCGGGCAAGGGCAATTACACGGGCCTGACCGTGACCGTGCGCGCCATCAGCCGCGAGCAGCTCGACGCCCTGTACATGGCGCTGTCGGGCCACCCGATGGTCAAGATCGTCATGTAA
- a CDS encoding DUF6600 domain-containing protein, with amino-acid sequence MRPTLTLPFLRTVCAALLSSACAFALAQDPPARVGRISTVEGQVLVRAGDGDAQNALLNWPVTTDNRLSTLRGALAEFRVGVAAVRLDGDSELEVSELDDDSFKLHLSYGTVSVRVRNPDALRGFELTTAQARVILTQPGWVRIEAGRQPGTSVVSVLDGAADVDGATGSVTLRAGKRAELTDEELRTGAVQRVAFDHWPEALPAAAPALRYVTDDTTGYEELDRYGAWQEDAQYGPLWLPSSVPAGWAPYSDGRWTWIAPWGWTWVDNAPWGYAPSHYGRWVLLGHRWGWAPGRERVRAPWAPALVGWVGGNHWQQHGQRPGPGIGWFPLSPHDHYVPGYRASADYERRINRVAEGRRPVMGERGERERRAGMTMLPGERFGASRTVDVPRRNRTTMPPPVMQSLPLSTAPAPAGNWQRPVEAPRGDREPRRDWGSRPGRLQTDDGQTHLAPHPMQPNRPPVPAQPQQPPMPAQPVMPAMPVLPPVHDHVARPGWRGEERPRADWPRAERGPRREVLQTAPPPSLPAPPPVAQPRPAPPMPAPAARPPQEARSAERPNPPRERNNERNIERNNERGGPGRNGRMQEAER; translated from the coding sequence ATGCGTCCGACCCTGACTCTCCCCTTCCTGCGCACCGTGTGCGCCGCGCTGCTGTCGTCGGCGTGCGCCTTCGCCCTGGCGCAGGACCCGCCCGCCCGCGTGGGCCGCATTTCCACCGTCGAAGGGCAAGTGCTGGTGCGCGCCGGCGATGGCGACGCGCAAAACGCCCTCTTGAACTGGCCCGTCACGACGGATAACCGCTTGAGCACCCTGCGCGGTGCGCTGGCCGAATTTCGCGTGGGCGTGGCCGCCGTGCGCCTCGATGGCGATTCCGAGTTGGAAGTGAGCGAACTCGATGACGACAGTTTCAAGCTGCACCTCAGCTATGGCACGGTCAGCGTGCGCGTGCGCAACCCGGACGCGCTGCGCGGCTTCGAGCTGACCACGGCCCAGGCCCGTGTGATCCTGACCCAGCCGGGCTGGGTGCGCATCGAGGCGGGACGCCAGCCCGGCACCAGCGTTGTCAGCGTGCTCGACGGCGCGGCCGACGTGGATGGCGCGACGGGCAGCGTGACCTTGCGTGCCGGCAAGCGCGCCGAGTTGACGGACGAAGAATTGCGCACGGGCGCCGTGCAGCGCGTGGCGTTCGACCACTGGCCCGAAGCCTTGCCCGCCGCCGCGCCGGCCTTGCGCTATGTCACGGACGATACCACCGGCTATGAAGAGCTGGACCGCTACGGCGCCTGGCAGGAAGACGCGCAATACGGCCCCCTGTGGCTGCCGAGCAGCGTGCCTGCCGGCTGGGCACCGTACAGCGACGGGCGCTGGACGTGGATCGCGCCGTGGGGCTGGACCTGGGTCGACAATGCGCCGTGGGGTTACGCGCCCTCGCACTACGGCCGCTGGGTGCTGCTGGGCCACCGCTGGGGCTGGGCGCCGGGCCGCGAGCGCGTGCGCGCGCCCTGGGCGCCGGCCCTGGTGGGCTGGGTCGGCGGCAACCATTGGCAGCAGCACGGCCAGCGGCCGGGGCCCGGTATCGGCTGGTTCCCCCTGTCGCCGCACGACCACTACGTGCCCGGCTACCGCGCCAGCGCGGACTATGAACGCCGCATCAACCGCGTGGCCGAAGGGCGCCGCCCGGTCATGGGTGAGCGGGGTGAACGCGAACGCCGTGCGGGCATGACGATGCTGCCCGGCGAGCGTTTTGGCGCCTCGCGCACGGTCGACGTGCCGCGCCGCAACCGCACCACCATGCCGCCGCCCGTCATGCAAAGCTTGCCGTTGAGCACCGCGCCTGCGCCGGCCGGCAACTGGCAGCGTCCCGTTGAGGCGCCGCGCGGCGACCGGGAGCCCCGGCGCGACTGGGGCAGCCGCCCTGGCCGTTTGCAGACGGACGACGGCCAGACGCACCTGGCGCCGCATCCCATGCAGCCGAACCGCCCGCCCGTGCCGGCCCAGCCGCAGCAGCCACCCATGCCGGCGCAGCCCGTGATGCCGGCGATGCCGGTCTTGCCACCGGTGCATGACCATGTGGCCCGTCCCGGCTGGCGTGGCGAGGAGCGGCCCCGCGCCGACTGGCCCCGCGCCGAGCGTGGCCCCCGCCGCGAAGTGCTGCAGACGGCGCCGCCGCCATCCTTGCCCGCGCCGCCGCCGGTGGCACAGCCGCGCCCTGCGCCGCCGATGCCGGCCCCTGCCGCCCGTCCGCCCCAGGAAGCGCGCAGCGCCGAGCGTCCCAATCCGCCCCGTGAACGCAACAATGAGCGCAACATTGAGCGCAACAACGAGCGCGGCGGTCCCGGCCGCAATGGCCGGATGCAGGAAGCGGAGCGCTGA
- a CDS encoding LysE family transporter: MHFATWITFVIAASIIAVSPGSGAVLSMSHGLSYGVRKASATILGLQLGLLVVLGIAGAGVGSLLLASEVAFNIVKTVGALYLIYLGLSQWRAKVAVTGDLHADAVVPSMGRRVLTGFLTNVTNPKGIIFMVAVLPQFISPAAPLLPQLLILAVTMCTIDQIVMHSYAFLASSMQRFFRDARAVKKQNRFFGGLLIAVGAALFFVKRGSQAAT; this comes from the coding sequence ATGCACTTCGCCACCTGGATCACCTTTGTCATCGCCGCTTCCATCATCGCCGTCTCGCCCGGATCGGGCGCCGTGCTGTCGATGTCGCACGGCCTGTCGTACGGGGTCAGAAAGGCCAGCGCGACGATTCTGGGCCTGCAGCTGGGGCTGCTGGTGGTGCTGGGCATCGCCGGCGCCGGCGTCGGTTCCCTGCTGCTGGCCTCGGAAGTGGCGTTCAATATCGTCAAGACGGTGGGCGCGCTGTACCTGATCTATTTGGGCCTGTCGCAATGGCGCGCCAAGGTGGCCGTCACGGGCGACCTGCATGCCGACGCCGTGGTGCCTTCCATGGGCCGGCGCGTGCTGACGGGCTTTCTGACCAACGTGACTAACCCGAAAGGCATCATTTTCATGGTGGCGGTGTTGCCGCAATTTATCAGCCCGGCAGCGCCGCTGCTGCCGCAGCTGCTGATCCTGGCCGTCACCATGTGTACGATCGATCAGATCGTCATGCACAGCTACGCCTTCCTGGCTTCCTCGATGCAGCGCTTTTTCCGCGATGCGCGCGCCGTGAAAAAGCAGAACCGCTTCTTTGGCGGCTTGCTGATAGCCGTCGGCGCGGCCCTGTTCTTCGTCAAGCGGGGCAGCCAGGCGGCAACCTGA